The genome window CGATAACAAATATCACCACCATGTTTCAGTCCATATTTCTTACACTCAGATACGATGATCCTCTTATCACTTCCCCGAAAACTCTCCTTCTTCTTTATATGTAGTTTCTTGTTGTCCTTCTTAAATCCTGAGTTAACACTCAATTCTGTCTCACTTCCTCGTTTCTTATTGTTGAAGAATTGAGTGCGAGCTTCATAGTCCCTTTCTGCAATCCTCGCCTTCCCAACCAACTTATCAAATTGTTCCAACTCCAACAAGGACACCTTCTCTCTAATTTGGGGTTTCAGCCCTTCTTGAAATCTCTGACATTTTCTGGCTTCAATATCAACCTGATGAGGAGCAAACCTGGAAAGTTCCAAGAATCTTGAGAGATACTCCGACACGGAAATTCCTTCATGCTTTAGTCCTAGAAACTTCATCTCCATCTCATTCTTCATACAGGTAGGAAAATATTTATCAAAGAATAATTCATTAAACCTTGTCCAAGCCATTTTAGAACAATCCTCAG of Apium graveolens cultivar Ventura unplaced genomic scaffold, ASM990537v1 ctg7192, whole genome shotgun sequence contains these proteins:
- the LOC141703907 gene encoding uncharacterized protein LOC141703907; the protein is MIDGNSDGTGSSVQISPEMLLILGEMKNMFKSLMEGRTTADTPEINGKRVENMEKEGENKPRCTYKAFKDADPPIFKGELDPHVANVWIKEMEKVIEISECSEEQKVKFVTHSLRGEAVFWWDTVKQTEDCSKMAWTRFNELFFDKYFPTCMKNEMEMKFLGLKHEGISVSEYLSRFLELSRFAPHQVDIEARKCQRFQEGLKPQIREKVSLLELEQFDKLVGKARIAERDYEARTQFFNNKKRGSETELSVNSGFKKDNKKLHIKKKESFRGSDKRIIVSECKKYGLKHGGDICYRADGLCYNCGEKGTYSFSMSQA